In Mobula hypostoma chromosome 12, sMobHyp1.1, whole genome shotgun sequence, one DNA window encodes the following:
- the tlcd4a gene encoding TLC domain-containing protein 4-B, which produces MASLDWLVTVTSFTIFQILFHYLSAKISVCFCNGYQTLTDTKRIEWNSRVASTFHALLVGSLCLYLLWFDDATNADPIWGDPTLVKLNLGIATGYLISDLLLILWYWKAIGDVYFIIHHLIGLYACYYVLVDGMLPYFANFRLIAELSTPFVNQRWFFEALCYPKTSKPNIINGLLMAAIFFLVRIAVMPPYYNKMISAFGTEAFDKLGLKAQLSWIISSIGLDVMNVMWMYKIGKGCHKVLLACRKDKADIQENGKQR; this is translated from the exons ATGGCTTCACTTGACTGGTTGGTTACAGTAACTAGTTTCACGATATTTCAAATTCTGTTCCATTATTTAAGTGCGAAAATATCAGTTTGTTTCTGCAATGGTTATCAAACACTGACTGACACTAAGAGGATTGAATGGAACTCCAG GGTAGCGTCCACATTTCATGCCTTGCTGGTTGGATCTTTATGTCTGTACCTTCTGTGGTTTGATGATGCCACTAATGCAGATCCTATCTG GGGAGACCCTACACTAGTAAAATTAAATTTGGGTATTGCCACAGGCTACCTAATTTCTG ATCTCCTCCTTATTTTGTGGTACTGGAAAGCAATTGGAGACGTTTACTTTATAATCCACCACTTGATCGGGCTGTATGCCTGCTATTATGtactg GTTGATGGAATGCTGCCTTATTTTGCTAACTTTCGTCTGATTGCAGAGTTGTCAACTCCTTTTGTTAACCAGCG GTGGTTTTTTGAAGCATTATGTTACCCAAAAACCTCCAAACCAAATATTATTAATGGGCTTCTGATGGCAGCGATATTCTTCCTGGTGAGAATTGCTGTTATGCCCCCCTACTATAACAAAATGATTTCCGCATTCGGAACAGAGGCCTTTGACAAACTTGGACTAAAAGCACAACTTTCTTGGATCATTTCTAGTATTGGCTTAGATGTTATGAATGTAATGTGGATGTATAAAATTGGAAAAGGATGCCACAAAGTTTTGCTTGCCTGCAGGAAGGATAAAGCAGATATCCAAGAAAATGGAAAACAGCGATAG